CGAGCGCGCGGACCTGGACGCGATCAAAGCCATCGTGAACGTCGACTCCAACGTGTTCGGGCGGACGCTGTCGCTGTCGACGCACGGGTTCGACGGCCTGACCGCGGCGGCGGAGCGACTGGCCGACCGCTTCGACCACCCGGTGTCGACCAGCGAGGCGCAGGTGCCCCACAGCGACCACTGGCCGTTCGTGGTCCACGGCGTCCCCGGGTTCATGGTCGCCGGCGAGACTGAGGGCCGCGGTCGCGGCTGGGGCCACACCGAGGCCGACACCCTGGAGAAGTTGGAGGCGCGGAACCTCCGCGAGCAGGCGATCCTGTTGATCGCGCTCGTCGCGGACGTCGCCGACTCGGAGACGGAGGTGGCCCGTCGCGAGCCAAGCGAGATCGCCGCCGCGCTGGAGGACGAGGACAAGGCCACCGGCATGAAGGTGATCGGTGACTGGCCGTACGACGACGCGGGCAACGTGATCGAGTAAGGCGAGCGGCCGCGACGGCCACGGAGCGCGTGCCAGCCGCGGTGACGCGACGGCCGCGGCGACTCCACGCACGTAGCAGACCCCGCCGGTTAAGTCACCCCCAGAACTACCCCGACACCATGACCGACTTCCGCGCGGCGCTGGCGGGCGACGACGGCACCCTCCGTACCGCCGTCGAGGCCGCCGGCGGGGCGGTCGTCGCAACCGACGCCGACCCGGACCTCGTCGCCACCTTCGGCGAGCGAGCGCTCGTCGACACCGCACTCGCCGACCCCACGGCCCCGATCCTGCCGGTCGCGGCGGGGGAGGGCCACCACTCGGTGCCGAAGGTCGACGCCGCCGAGGTGTTCGCCGAGGTGGCCGCCGGCGAGGGGTGGACCGTCGACCACGCGACGCTCGGCGTCGAGGTCGGCGACGGCCCGACCGACCGCGCGCTGTTGGACGCGACGCTGATGACCGCCGAACCGGCGCGCATCTCCGAGTACGCCGTGCACGCGGGCGGCGAAGCGATCGACCGCTTCCGGTCGGACGGCGTCGTCGTCGCGACGCCCACGGGGTCGACCGGCTACGCGCGCGCCGCCGGCGGGTCGATTCTCGCACCCGGAACCGGGCTCTCGGTCGTGCCAGTGTCGCCGTTCGCGACGATGGCAGACACGTGGGTCGTCGACGACGAGGCGGTCCTCCGCGTCGAGCGCGACGACTGCGACGTGCGCCTCATCATCGACGGCGAGATTTCGGGGGTCGTGCCGCCCGAGACGGACATCCGCGTCGCCGTCGACGACCGCGTCCCACTCTTGCGGGTCCCGCTGATCGGACCGCCCCGGTAGGCCCCAGACGACGGGGGCGGCCCACCCGTCGCGGGCGCCCGGGATTGGAAAGCTTCTAATGAGTCGTGGACGGAATCACAGCTATGTTACCGTCACCGCTGGAGTTCCTCGTCCCGCTCGGGGCGCTGGAGTCCGTGGCGGAGGTGCTGCCGTTCGTCATCCTGGCGGTCGTGCTCGTCAACCTCGTCACGCGCCTGCTCGCCCAGCGCAGCTACGTGCGCGCTGCCGAGGACGGCGACGACGACGAGGCGATGAGCCGGTACCTGCCCCACGAACTCGTCAGCTTCCTCCTGATCGTCCTGTCGTTCACCTTCATGATCGTCGAACCGCACGGCGGGATGGTGCTGTCCGTCCTCGTGCTCGGGATGGTGGTCGCCGACTTCTTCGAGTACGAGGCGCGCCGCGTCGAAGCGCGCAACGACATGGAGATGGACCGCCCCAACAGCGCACTCGCCGCCTCCGCGCTCGTCGTCGCCTACGCCGGCTACCAGTCGCTGTTCTTCATCGTCGCGCCGGTGTGGAACGCCATCGTCTGAGGCGACCCACACCGCGACGCGTTCTCACTCGGACCACCACCGCACTCCCGAACCGCCGGGAGGCGAACCCCTTTCCGCGCACTCGCGCACCGACGCGTATGGCTAGCTACGACACCGCGCTGTTCGTCGGCGGCACGCGCTTCATCGGTCGCCACACCGTCGAGGCGTTCCTGGAGGCCGGCTACGAGGTGACGACCGTCACGCGCGGCGAGCACGACGACCCGTTCGCCGACCGCGACGGCGTGGACAACCGCACCGGCGACCGGACCGTCCGCGCGGACCTCGAAGCCGCCCGCGACGCCGTCGACCCGGACGTGGTCGTCGACTTCGTCGGCCTCCACCCCGGCGAGGTGCGCGCGGCGACCGACGTGTTCGCCGACAGCCGCTACGTGTACGTTTCCTCGGGGTCGGCGTACGTCCCCGGCGACGTGCCGATGCGCGAGGACGAGACGGACCTGCACCCCTGTGACCCGGAGCAGGAGGACGAGGACTCAGTCGAGACGTACGGCCCGCGCAAGGCCGAGTGCGACCGCGCGGTGTTCGCGGCCGCCGAGGAAGGCGTCGAGGCGATGGCCGTCCGCCCGATGCTCGTGCAGGGGCCACACGACTACACCGAGCGCTTCGGCTACTGGGTGCACCGCGTGGCCGAACACGACCGCGTGCTGGTGCCCGGCGACGGCGGGTCACTGCTCCACCGCGTGTACGTGCGGGACCTCGCGGACGCGCTCTTGCGCGTCGCCGAAGATGGTGAGCCGGGGGAGGCGTACAACGCCGCCGACCGCTCGGCGTACTCACTGGGTCGGTCGCTACAGCTGATCGCCGACGCGCTCGACACCGAGGTCGATGTCGTCACCGCCAGCGAGCGAGAGTTGGCCGCCCACGACGTGGAGCCGACGGCGTTCCCGCTGTACACGCCCGACCCGATGCTCGTCTCGACCGACAAACTCGCCGCGCTTGGGTGGGAGTCGACGCCGCCGGCAGAGGCCGTCGCCGAGACCGCGCGGGCGCACGTTGACGCCGGCGTCACGGGTCCCGAGGAGTCGTTAGACCGGGAGACGGAGGAAGCCGTGATCGACGCGCTGCACGGGGAGTAGCGGGACGTACCGGCGAAGCCGTCGAGGACCGCGCCCTTTTCGATGCCCGCCCGCCACGCACCTCGTATGGCAGACACCGCGCTCGTCATCGGCGGCACGCGCTTCATCGGGCGACACGTCGTCGAGGACCTGCTCGACAACGACTACGAGGTGACGATCTTCAACCGCGGCAACCACGACAACCCGTTCGCGGACCACGACGACGTGAGCCACGTCGAGGGTGACCGCCGCGACGACACCGACCTGAAGGCAGCGGCGCTGTCGGTCCAACCGGACATCGTCATCGACTGCGTCGCCTACTACCCGGAGGACGTGCGCGTCGCGGTCGACGTGTTCGCCGACGTGGACGGCTACGTGTACATCTCCTCGGGGTCGGCGTACGGCGTCGAGGAGATTCCCAAGCGCGAGGACGAGACGGAACTGTGTGACTGCACCGAGGAGCAGGCGACCGACGACTCTCACGC
The DNA window shown above is from Halobaculum marinum and carries:
- a CDS encoding DUF7313 family protein, whose translation is MLPSPLEFLVPLGALESVAEVLPFVILAVVLVNLVTRLLAQRSYVRAAEDGDDDEAMSRYLPHELVSFLLIVLSFTFMIVEPHGGMVLSVLVLGMVVADFFEYEARRVEARNDMEMDRPNSALAASALVVAYAGYQSLFFIVAPVWNAIV
- a CDS encoding NAD-dependent epimerase/dehydratase family protein, producing the protein MASYDTALFVGGTRFIGRHTVEAFLEAGYEVTTVTRGEHDDPFADRDGVDNRTGDRTVRADLEAARDAVDPDVVVDFVGLHPGEVRAATDVFADSRYVYVSSGSAYVPGDVPMREDETDLHPCDPEQEDEDSVETYGPRKAECDRAVFAAAEEGVEAMAVRPMLVQGPHDYTERFGYWVHRVAEHDRVLVPGDGGSLLHRVYVRDLADALLRVAEDGEPGEAYNAADRSAYSLGRSLQLIADALDTEVDVVTASERELAAHDVEPTAFPLYTPDPMLVSTDKLAALGWESTPPAEAVAETARAHVDAGVTGPEESLDRETEEAVIDALHGE